The following coding sequences lie in one Gymnogyps californianus isolate 813 chromosome 18, ASM1813914v2, whole genome shotgun sequence genomic window:
- the PKN3 gene encoding serine/threonine-protein kinase N3 isoform X2 — MASGTPQGSCLLQLGDGVNLMDPSFQQKLEGEKELLRRTIQKELKIKEGAENLRKATTDRKNLVHIEHVLKSSNRKLEQLHWELQELNARIVITDKEESKTVCADGSVSPGPCLWERNPDPMARKVEALKKQLHVEMKVKQGAENMIQMYSTSKERKLLATAQQMLQDSKTKIEIIRMHIVKVSQSAGGMEDTVDPAVRMGTTISALELRIEELRHHLRIEAAVAEGAKNVLKILGGSRVQDRKFLAEAQGRLQESSQKIDLLRLSLEHQLSELSPDHPKRALIKQELVNTSSLGAQHGSIQHTSVIKPTALTGTLEVRLMGCQDLLENVPGRSRMTSSSPICGSPSDLRSLSRTRVGLGIHGHSVAGKYLRNEEPCNEVLAVLKVDNKVVGQTNWGPVNNQAWDQSFVIELDRSRELEIAIYWRDWRELCAVKFLRLDDFLDNERHGMCLSLEPQGMLFAEVMFCNPVIERKPKLQRQKRIFPKQKGKEFLRAPQMNINVAAWGRLMMSFLPPCSSMSTLSPPLHDPIHTDFSPVPPQSHVDSVSKSSSDFPVAKLTFADEAPPKPPRLFLMANSKQSTPSPADSPCLKRLHVEEKSCSSAITEFPIPASPRKRTVQLEDFHCIAMLGRGHFGKVLLAQYKATGKLYAIKALKKKDIIRRDEIDSLNCEKRIFEVVNSSDHPFLVNMFACFQTPHHACFVMEYTPGGDLMMRIHEDVFPEHMAQFYTACVVLGLQFLHEKKIVYRDLKLDNLLLDAEGFVKIADFGLCKEGIGFGDRTNTFCGTPEFLAPEVLTDVSYTRAVDWWGLGVLIYEMLVGESPFPGDDEEEVFDSIVNDEVRYPRFLSSEALSIIRKLLRKCPERRLGAGERDAEEIKIQAFFKEIDWDALFARTLKPPFVPTLRDPTDISNFDEEFTSQKPILTPPEEAALLTRKEQTVFKDFDFVSRHLLDV, encoded by the exons ATGGCGTCGGGGACCCCGCAG GGCAGCTGTCTCTTGCAGCTGGGTGATGGTGTGAACTTAATGGATCCAAGCTTCCAGCAAAAACTGGAGGGTGAGAAGGAACTACTTCGCCGCACTATACAGAAAGAACTGAAGATTAAAGAGGGAGCAGAAAACCTGCGCAAAGCAACAACAGACAGAAAGAATCTTGTTCATATAGAGCACGTGCTGAAATCTTCCAACCGAAAACTGGAGCAACTGCATTGGGAACTTCAGGAGCTTAATGCAAGGATTGTAATAACAGACAAAGAGGAGAGTAAGAC TGTTTGTGCAGATGGATCTGTATCTCCAGGTCCTTGTCTCTGGGAAAGAAACCCGGACCCCATGGCAAGGAAGGTTGAAgctctgaaaaagcagctgcatgTTGAAATGAAAGTGAAACAAGGAGCTGAGAACATGATCCAAATGTATTCAACATCCAAG GAGCGGAAGCTGCTGGCTACAGCTCAGCAGATGCTTCAGGATAGCAAGACAAAGATTGAAATAATCCGCATGCACATTGTGAAAGTATCTCAGTCAGCAGGAGGGATGGAAGATACAGTGGATCCAGCAG TGAGGATGGGGACCACCATCAGTGCTTTGGAGCTGCGTATTGAGGAGCTGAGACATCACCTGCGCATTGAAGCTGCTGTAGCTGAGGGGGCAAAAAATGTGCTGAAGATCCTAGGAGGGAGTCGGGTACAGGATCGCAAGTTTTTGGCTGAG GCTCAGGGTCGTTTGCAAGAGTCCTCTCAGAAGATTGACCTGCTGCGCTTGTCCTTGGAACATCAGCTTAGTGAGCTTTCTCCTGATCACCCCAAAAGAGCACTCATCAAGCAGGAACTAGTAAATACTTCCTCCCTGGGAGCTCAGCATGGCAGCATCCAACACACTTCAGTCATCAAACCTACAGCCCTTACAG GAACATTGGAAGTGAGACTGATGGGGTGTCAGGATCTATTGGAAAATGTTCCAGGACGTTCCCGAATGACTAGTTCTTCTCCCATCTGTGGCAGCCCAAGTGATTTGAGGTCCCTTTCCCGAACACGAGTTGGCCTGGGTATCCATGGCCATAGTGTTGCAGGAAAGTACCTGCGGAATGAAGAGCCGTGTA ATGAGGTCCTTGCTGTGCTCAAAGTGGACAATAAAGTGGTTGGCCAAACAAACTGGGGACCAGTTAATAATCAGGCATGGGACCAGAGCTTTGTCATTGAGCTGGACCGG TCTCGTGAGCTAGAAATTGCAATTTATTGGAGAGACTGGAGAGAACTATGTGCAGTGAAGTTTTTACGTTTGGATGATTTCCTTGATAATGAACGTCATGGGATGTGCCTCTCACTCGAACCCCAAGGAATGCTTTTTGCAGAG GTGATGTTCTGTAATCCTGTCATTGAGAGAAAGCCAAAACTGCAGCGACAGAAACGCATTTTCCCCAAACAGAAAG ggaaggaATTTCTCCGAGCTCCTCAAATGAACATAAATGTTGCTGCCTGGGGTCGCCTGATGATGAGTTTTCTCCCTCCATGTAGTTCCATGAGCACTCTGAGTCCCCCACTTCATGATCCCATTCACACAGACTTCTCTCCAGTTCCCCCGCAAAGTCATGTTGATTCAGTGTCCAAATCGAGTAG TGACTTTCCTGTGGCTAAGCTTACATTTGCTGATGAAGCCCCACCCAAGCCTCCACGCCTTTTTCTGATGGCCAACTCCAAACAATCAACACCATCTCCTGCAGATTCTCCG TGTCTGAAGAGGCTGCATGTTGAGGAAAAGTCTTGCAGCTCTGCTATAACAGAATTTCCAATCCCGGCATCTCCAAG gAAAAGGACAGTTCAGCTTGAGGATTTTCACTGCATTGCTATGTTGGGACGTGGCCACTTTGGGAAG GTACTGCTGGCCCAATACAAGGCAACTGGGAAGCTGTATGCTATCAAAGccttgaagaaaaaagatattattaGGAGAGATGAAATTGATAG CTTGAACTGTGAGAAGCGAATATTTGAAGTGGTCAATTCTTCTGATCATCCATTCCTTGTGAACATGTTTGCATGTTTCCAGACACCTCATCATGCTTGTTTTGTGATGGAATATACTCCGGGTGGTGATCTTATGATGCGCATACATGAAGATGTCTTTCCGGAGCATATGGCACA GTTTTATACAGCCTGCGTAGTCTTGGGGCTCCAGTTCTTGcatgagaagaaaattgtttatAG GGACCTGAAATTGGATAATCTCCTTTTAGATGCTGAAGGATTTGTGAAGATAGCAGATTTTGGATTGTGTAAGGAAG GAATAGGTTTTGGAGACCGCACAAACACGTTCTGTGGCACCCCTGAATTTCTGGCTCCAGAAGTCCTGACGGACGTCTCATACACTCGGGCAGTAGACTGGTGGGGACTGGGTGTACTCATTTATGAGATGCTTGTTGGTGAG TCACCATTCCCTGGAGATGATGAGGAAGAAGTCTTTGACAGTATTGTCAACGATGAAGTCCGATATCCACGATTCCTTTCATCTGAGGCACTTTCTATAATCCGTAAG CTTCTTCGGAAGTGTCCAGAGCGTAGACTAGGAGCAGGGGAAAGAGATGCAGAAGAGATTAAAATCCAGGCCTTTTTTAAG GAAATTGATTGGGATGCCTTGTTTGCCAGGACTCTGAAGCCCCCTTTTGTGCCCACTTTAAGAGATCCAACCGACATTAGCAACTTTGATGAAGAGTTTACATCCCAAAAGCCAATCCTTACTCCTCCAGAGGAGGCTGCTCTCCTAACCCGTAAGGAGCAGACTGTCTTCAAGGACTTTGACTTTGTCTCCAGACACCTTTTAGATGTTTGA
- the PKN3 gene encoding serine/threonine-protein kinase N3 isoform X1 has product MASGTPQGSCLLQLGDGVNLMDPSFQQKLEGEKELLRRTIQKELKIKEGAENLRKATTDRKNLVHIEHVLKSSNRKLEQLHWELQELNARIVITDKEESKTDGSVSPGPCLWERNPDPMARKVEALKKQLHVEMKVKQGAENMIQMYSTSKERKLLATAQQMLQDSKTKIEIIRMHIVKVSQSAGGMEDTVDPAVRMGTTISALELRIEELRHHLRIEAAVAEGAKNVLKILGGSRVQDRKFLAEAQGRLQESSQKIDLLRLSLEHQLSELSPDHPKRALIKQELVNTSSLGAQHGSIQHTSVIKPTALTGTLEVRLMGCQDLLENVPGRSRMTSSSPICGSPSDLRSLSRTRVGLGIHGHSVAGKYLRNEEPCNEVLAVLKVDNKVVGQTNWGPVNNQAWDQSFVIELDRSRELEIAIYWRDWRELCAVKFLRLDDFLDNERHGMCLSLEPQGMLFAEVMFCNPVIERKPKLQRQKRIFPKQKGKEFLRAPQMNINVAAWGRLMMSFLPPCSSMSTLSPPLHDPIHTDFSPVPPQSHVDSVSKSSSDFPVAKLTFADEAPPKPPRLFLMANSKQSTPSPADSPCLKRLHVEEKSCSSAITEFPIPASPRKRTVQLEDFHCIAMLGRGHFGKVLLAQYKATGKLYAIKALKKKDIIRRDEIDSLNCEKRIFEVVNSSDHPFLVNMFACFQTPHHACFVMEYTPGGDLMMRIHEDVFPEHMAQFYTACVVLGLQFLHEKKIVYRDLKLDNLLLDAEGFVKIADFGLCKEGIGFGDRTNTFCGTPEFLAPEVLTDVSYTRAVDWWGLGVLIYEMLVGESPFPGDDEEEVFDSIVNDEVRYPRFLSSEALSIIRKLLRKCPERRLGAGERDAEEIKIQAFFKEIDWDALFARTLKPPFVPTLRDPTDISNFDEEFTSQKPILTPPEEAALLTRKEQTVFKDFDFVSRHLLDV; this is encoded by the exons ATGGCGTCGGGGACCCCGCAG GGCAGCTGTCTCTTGCAGCTGGGTGATGGTGTGAACTTAATGGATCCAAGCTTCCAGCAAAAACTGGAGGGTGAGAAGGAACTACTTCGCCGCACTATACAGAAAGAACTGAAGATTAAAGAGGGAGCAGAAAACCTGCGCAAAGCAACAACAGACAGAAAGAATCTTGTTCATATAGAGCACGTGCTGAAATCTTCCAACCGAAAACTGGAGCAACTGCATTGGGAACTTCAGGAGCTTAATGCAAGGATTGTAATAACAGACAAAGAGGAGAGTAAGACAG ATGGATCTGTATCTCCAGGTCCTTGTCTCTGGGAAAGAAACCCGGACCCCATGGCAAGGAAGGTTGAAgctctgaaaaagcagctgcatgTTGAAATGAAAGTGAAACAAGGAGCTGAGAACATGATCCAAATGTATTCAACATCCAAG GAGCGGAAGCTGCTGGCTACAGCTCAGCAGATGCTTCAGGATAGCAAGACAAAGATTGAAATAATCCGCATGCACATTGTGAAAGTATCTCAGTCAGCAGGAGGGATGGAAGATACAGTGGATCCAGCAG TGAGGATGGGGACCACCATCAGTGCTTTGGAGCTGCGTATTGAGGAGCTGAGACATCACCTGCGCATTGAAGCTGCTGTAGCTGAGGGGGCAAAAAATGTGCTGAAGATCCTAGGAGGGAGTCGGGTACAGGATCGCAAGTTTTTGGCTGAG GCTCAGGGTCGTTTGCAAGAGTCCTCTCAGAAGATTGACCTGCTGCGCTTGTCCTTGGAACATCAGCTTAGTGAGCTTTCTCCTGATCACCCCAAAAGAGCACTCATCAAGCAGGAACTAGTAAATACTTCCTCCCTGGGAGCTCAGCATGGCAGCATCCAACACACTTCAGTCATCAAACCTACAGCCCTTACAG GAACATTGGAAGTGAGACTGATGGGGTGTCAGGATCTATTGGAAAATGTTCCAGGACGTTCCCGAATGACTAGTTCTTCTCCCATCTGTGGCAGCCCAAGTGATTTGAGGTCCCTTTCCCGAACACGAGTTGGCCTGGGTATCCATGGCCATAGTGTTGCAGGAAAGTACCTGCGGAATGAAGAGCCGTGTA ATGAGGTCCTTGCTGTGCTCAAAGTGGACAATAAAGTGGTTGGCCAAACAAACTGGGGACCAGTTAATAATCAGGCATGGGACCAGAGCTTTGTCATTGAGCTGGACCGG TCTCGTGAGCTAGAAATTGCAATTTATTGGAGAGACTGGAGAGAACTATGTGCAGTGAAGTTTTTACGTTTGGATGATTTCCTTGATAATGAACGTCATGGGATGTGCCTCTCACTCGAACCCCAAGGAATGCTTTTTGCAGAG GTGATGTTCTGTAATCCTGTCATTGAGAGAAAGCCAAAACTGCAGCGACAGAAACGCATTTTCCCCAAACAGAAAG ggaaggaATTTCTCCGAGCTCCTCAAATGAACATAAATGTTGCTGCCTGGGGTCGCCTGATGATGAGTTTTCTCCCTCCATGTAGTTCCATGAGCACTCTGAGTCCCCCACTTCATGATCCCATTCACACAGACTTCTCTCCAGTTCCCCCGCAAAGTCATGTTGATTCAGTGTCCAAATCGAGTAG TGACTTTCCTGTGGCTAAGCTTACATTTGCTGATGAAGCCCCACCCAAGCCTCCACGCCTTTTTCTGATGGCCAACTCCAAACAATCAACACCATCTCCTGCAGATTCTCCG TGTCTGAAGAGGCTGCATGTTGAGGAAAAGTCTTGCAGCTCTGCTATAACAGAATTTCCAATCCCGGCATCTCCAAG gAAAAGGACAGTTCAGCTTGAGGATTTTCACTGCATTGCTATGTTGGGACGTGGCCACTTTGGGAAG GTACTGCTGGCCCAATACAAGGCAACTGGGAAGCTGTATGCTATCAAAGccttgaagaaaaaagatattattaGGAGAGATGAAATTGATAG CTTGAACTGTGAGAAGCGAATATTTGAAGTGGTCAATTCTTCTGATCATCCATTCCTTGTGAACATGTTTGCATGTTTCCAGACACCTCATCATGCTTGTTTTGTGATGGAATATACTCCGGGTGGTGATCTTATGATGCGCATACATGAAGATGTCTTTCCGGAGCATATGGCACA GTTTTATACAGCCTGCGTAGTCTTGGGGCTCCAGTTCTTGcatgagaagaaaattgtttatAG GGACCTGAAATTGGATAATCTCCTTTTAGATGCTGAAGGATTTGTGAAGATAGCAGATTTTGGATTGTGTAAGGAAG GAATAGGTTTTGGAGACCGCACAAACACGTTCTGTGGCACCCCTGAATTTCTGGCTCCAGAAGTCCTGACGGACGTCTCATACACTCGGGCAGTAGACTGGTGGGGACTGGGTGTACTCATTTATGAGATGCTTGTTGGTGAG TCACCATTCCCTGGAGATGATGAGGAAGAAGTCTTTGACAGTATTGTCAACGATGAAGTCCGATATCCACGATTCCTTTCATCTGAGGCACTTTCTATAATCCGTAAG CTTCTTCGGAAGTGTCCAGAGCGTAGACTAGGAGCAGGGGAAAGAGATGCAGAAGAGATTAAAATCCAGGCCTTTTTTAAG GAAATTGATTGGGATGCCTTGTTTGCCAGGACTCTGAAGCCCCCTTTTGTGCCCACTTTAAGAGATCCAACCGACATTAGCAACTTTGATGAAGAGTTTACATCCCAAAAGCCAATCCTTACTCCTCCAGAGGAGGCTGCTCTCCTAACCCGTAAGGAGCAGACTGTCTTCAAGGACTTTGACTTTGTCTCCAGACACCTTTTAGATGTTTGA